One genomic region from Bradyrhizobium icense encodes:
- the sdhC gene encoding succinate dehydrogenase, cytochrome b556 subunit has product MTARIERPLSPHLQTYRMTLTMALSVIHRATGIALYFGTLLLAWWLIAAASGPGAYANVQAFTGSIIGKLIVFGYTWALLHHLVSGIRYFFWDLGYGFKANEREALTWGALIAGISLTVLVWIIAYTVGGGR; this is encoded by the coding sequence ATGACCGCCAGGATCGAACGACCGCTATCGCCCCATTTGCAGACCTATCGCATGACCCTGACGATGGCGCTTTCCGTCATCCACCGTGCGACTGGTATTGCGCTCTATTTCGGCACGCTACTGCTCGCCTGGTGGCTGATTGCGGCGGCATCCGGCCCCGGGGCTTACGCCAATGTCCAGGCCTTTACTGGCAGCATCATCGGCAAGCTGATCGTGTTCGGCTATACTTGGGCGCTGCTGCACCATCTGGTCAGCGGTATCCGCTACTTCTTCTGGGATCTCGGCTACGGCTTCAAGGCCAACGAGCGTGAGGCGCTCACCTGGGGCGCGCTGATCGCGGGCATTTCGCTGACCGTCCTGGTCTGGATCATCGCCTACACAGTCGGAGGCGGGCGATGA
- the sdhD gene encoding succinate dehydrogenase, hydrophobic membrane anchor protein, translating into MRTPLGRVRNLGSSHSGTTDFWRQRLTAVAMTLLIVPVIVIVLMLIGRNQAGAAQILGSLPIAIILVLFIIASVWHMKIGMQIIIEDYVHNEMLKLASVMANNFFCIAVALASIYAIVKLSSGV; encoded by the coding sequence ATGCGCACGCCGCTCGGCCGCGTCCGCAATCTCGGTTCCTCGCATTCCGGCACCACCGATTTCTGGCGCCAGCGCCTCACGGCGGTGGCGATGACGCTCTTGATCGTGCCCGTCATCGTGATCGTACTGATGCTGATCGGCCGCAACCAGGCCGGCGCGGCACAGATCCTCGGCTCGCTTCCGATCGCGATCATCCTGGTGCTCTTCATCATCGCCAGCGTCTGGCACATGAAGATCGGCATGCAGATCATCATCGAGGATTATGTGCACAACGAGATGCTGAAGCTCGCGAGCGTGATGGCCAACAATTTCTTCTGTATCGCAGTGGCACTGGCCTCGATTTACGCGATCGTAAAACTGTCATCGGGAGTGTAG